The window TCCCATGCCCGTTGTCCCGCTGTTCCTGAATATCCTCTGGATCGTCTTCGGCGGCCTGTGGATGGCGGCTGGCTGGGTACTCGCGGCCATCGTCATGGCCATCACCATCATCGGCCTGCCCTGGGCACGCGCGGCCTTCAATATCGCCGCCTATACGCTGCTGCCCTTCGGCCAAAAAGCTGTGCGCCGCGACAGCCTCACCGGCCAGACCGATTTCGGCACCGGCGTGTTCGGGCTGATCGGCAATATCATCTGGTTCGTGCTGGCCGGCTGGTGGCTGGCGCTCGGACATCTGCTGACGGCAATCGCACTGGCGGTGACCATCATCGGCATCCCCTTCGCCTGGGCGCATCTGAAGCTCGCCGGCATCGCACTGTGGCCGATCGGCAAGGTCATCGTGCCCGCATAAGAAATCGCGCGACGGAATTGCTGCAACTGCTCTCAAGATAGAGCAGCTTCAATCTTCAACTGGCCATTCCCTCACCCGCAAACTGCACTAACATCTCCCGGTGTCACACAGGCCGTTAAGGCCGGACATTGAACGCCATCGGGAGGAGACCGTCATGCGCATGACTCGACGCGCGCTTGTGCTCGGCGCCGTTGCCGCGCCCATTTTTATACGTAACCAACTTGCACACGCGCAAAGCTGGCCATCGGGCGTGATCCGGATCGTCGTGCCGTTTCCGCCGGGCGGAACCGTCGATCCGATCGCACGTATCGCGCAGCCCGGATTGCAGCAGCGCCTCGGCGCCACCATCATCATCGAAAACCGGCCGGGCGCTTCCGGCAGCGCCGGGGCCGCTGCCGTCGCAAAGTCGGCGCCCGACGGCAATACGTGGCTGTTCGTGTTCGATACCCACGCCGTGAATCCCTTCCTGCAAAACCTGCCGTTCGATACCGAGAAGGATCTCGCCCCCGTGGTCTTGATCGGCACCGCCCCCAATGTGCTGGCCACGCATCCGTCACGCCCCTTCAAGACATTTGCCGACGTGGCCGCCGCCGCGAAGCAGAAGCCGGATATGCTGACCTATGCCTCGGTCGGCTCCGGCAGCGTCGGTCACCTGACCATGGTGCAACTGTGCAAGCAGGCCGGGATCCGCATGGTGCACGTGCCGTATCGCGGCGGCGGCCCGGCGATGAACGACGCCATCGCCGGCCACGTCGATCTGATCATCGGCAGCGCCGCGCTGGTGACGCCGCAGGTCAGCGCCGGCATGATTCGCCCGATCCTGCAGACCGGCAAGACACCCATGCTATCGCTGTCGACAGTGCCGACCGCAATCGACAGCGGCTTCGCCGGCTTCGAATCCTATGCCTGGTGGGGCGTTTTCGCGCCGGCCGGCACGCCGCAGCCAATCATCGAGCGCTTCGGCAGCGCGTTGACAGAGACGTTGCGGGAGCCGGAGATATCGAAACGGATTTCCGAAACGCTTCAGGTCACCATGCTGCTCGGCGGCCCGGACGAGGAACGCAAGTTTCTCAAGGCGCAAATGGAGCTGTGGGGACCGGTGGTGATCGAGAACAACATCAAGGGCGAATGATCGTGTCTCGACGACCGGTCTGCGCCACGAACTCCCGCCGCGTCAGGAGTCCGCTGTCGAAGCCAGCGCACGATCGGGCGCGATATGGCTGGTCAGCCGCCGTGTCACGTCGCGACGCAGGGCGTTGAATTCCGGCGATGACACGTCGCGCGGCCGGGCCAGGTCGATCCTGACCTGGCAGTCGATGCGGCCCGGCCCCGCCGTCATCACCACCACCTGATCCGCGAGCAGCACGGCCTCCTCGACCGAATGGGTGACGAAGATCACGGTCAGCTTCGTCGCCTTCCAGATCTCGATCAACTCTTCCTGCAATTTGCTGCGGGTCAACGCATCCAGCGCGCCGAACGGCTCGTCCATCAGCAGGATGTCGGTGTCGTTCGCCAGCACCCGCGCGATGGCGACGCGCTGTTTCATGCCGCCGGACAGCTGATGCGGATAGCGGTCTGCGAAGGCGGTCAGTCCGACCATCGCCATGAAGCGTTCGGTCGTCGCGGCGACTTCCTTCGAGGCCAGCCGGCGCTGCGTCGGGCCGAAGGCGATGTTCTCCTTCACCGTCAGCCAGGGAAACAGCGCGTAGTCCTGAAACACCATGCCGCGATCGGGCCCGGGACGGTTGACCTCAAAGCCGTACACCGCGACGGAGCCGCTGCTGGCCTTCTCGAAGCCGGCGATGATGCGCAACAGCGTCGACTTGCCGCAACCCGACGCTCCGAGCAGACAGACGAACTCTCCCTTGTGAATCGTCAGATCGATGCCGCGCAACGCTTCCACCGGTCCATTGGACGCCTGATAGATCTTTTGCAGATTGTCGACGCGCAGGATCGGTGGCGCAGTTGGGCTCTCGCCGCGGTCAAGCATGATGCTGCGGACTCCATCGCAGGAAATAGTTGCTCAGCGCCAGCAGGATGCGGTCGGAGACGAAGCCGGTGATGCCGATGATGATCATGCCGGTGATGACGAGATCGGTGCGCGACAGCGAGCGGCCGTCCATGATCACCGCGCCCAGACCTTCGGGCACGCCCGTCATCTCGCCGACCACGATCAGGATCCAGGCAAAGGCGGCGCCGAGCCGCAGGCCGTTGAAGATGCTGGGCAAGGCCGCGGGCAGCACCACCGCCCGAAACAGTTTCGGGCCGGCGCAGCCCAGCATTTCGGCGGCTTCGAACAGCCTGACATCGACGGACTTCACGCCGAAGATGGTGTTGAGCAGGATCGGGAAGAACGCGCCCAGAAACACCAGGAAGATTGCCGACTTGGCGCCGAGCCCGAAGAAGATCATCGACAGCGGTAGCCATGCCGTCACCGGGATCGGCCGCAGCAATGACAGCGTCGGATCGAGCAAGGCGCGCAACAGCGGGATGCGGCCGATCATCAGCCCGAGCGGAATGCCCAGCGCCGCCGCGCAGAAAAACCCGCCATAGACGCGCTGCACCGACTTCCAGAAATGGATCGGAAGGCTGGCGCTATAAGCGTCGTCATAGATGCCGCCGAAGGCAAAGTCCCACATCATCACCGCAACGCCGGACGGCAGCGGCACCAATCGGGTTCCGGTCCACTTCACCATGACGTACCAGAACAGCAGCAGCCCCAGCGGCACCACCATCGCCAGCGCGACAGCGCGCAAGCGAGGGCTGAGCTTGCGCACTTGTGGCGACGGCACTGCGGCTGCGACCGCGATGGCGTCTGCCGCGACTGTTACGGGCGCAAGATTGATCGACTCGCTCATCCGCTCACATCGCAGCTATGGCTTTCACAAAGCTTGGGTCGATGAACTTGCCATAGTCCGGCAATTCGCGAATCTGCTTCTTGGCCAGCATCTGCGTGCCATAGTAGTTCGCCTGCTTGAGAAACAGATCGTCGATCTTCCAGGTCAGCTCCACATTGGGCGCGGCCTGCTCGATCGACGGCTTCTGCTGGCCGAGCTTCTGCATCGCCATGGCAACGAATGCCTCGCGATCGCTCATGGCGTATTCGCTCGATTTGCGGTGAATCCCGAGCAGCGTGCGGATCAGCTCCGGCTCTTTCTCGATCATCTCGCGCCGCGTGGTCAACACCATGTTGAGAGAGCCGGTGGGCGTCGAATAGGGATACTCGACGATCTTGCCGACGCCATTGGCGAGGCTGATGCCCGGTCCGGGCTCGGCGCCGACATAGGCGTCGATGTCGCCGCGCGCCAGCGCCGGTGCCATGTCGCTGAACGAGACGCGAACCGATTCGACGTCCTTGATCGTCATGCCTTCGGCGGTCAGCCGGTCGAGGATCACCACCTCCTGGGTCGAGCCGGGCCAGATCGCGACCTTCTTGCCCTTCAGGTCCTTGATCGAACCGATCCCGGAATCCTTCCCCGCCACCACCGCCATGCCGCGGTTGCAGGCAGCACCGATGATGACGACCGGTTCGGCGTTGGCCGCACCGAGCGTCGCCGCGGCCAGGCCGAAAATGCCGAAATCGACGGTGCCGGTGACAACGGCGTTCTTGCCGTCGGTGGGGCTTTCGAAGGGGATGACCTGAATCTTGAAGCCGGCCGGGGCGAATTTCTCGTAAAAATACGGGGTAATGCCGTGGATGAGCTTGAGCGTCCCGACCTTGATGACACGGTCGTCCGCCGATGCGCGGAAACTGGTGGCGGACAGCGCTGCGGCAGCCGCCGCCAGGCTCATGAAGTGTCGTCGCGAGGTCGTACGCATGGCGTTTCCTTCTGGGGTCTGTCCGGCGGAAACCAGCCTAGGTGCAACGCAGCAATATGGGAAATCAAATCGCCATCCGGCGCCGACGTATTCGTGGGTCTCGCCGGCGGCGGCGTTCAGCCAATCTGCACGACGCGAAGATTGTTCGTGGTGCCGGCTTCCCGGAACGGGATGCCGGCCACCACGACGATCGCTTCGGCCCGTTTCGCGAAAGCTTCGGTCAGCGCGGTCTGCGTCGCCCTGTCGACCATTTCCTCATACGTATTGATATCTTCCGACAGCACGCTGTGCGCGCCCCACAGCAGGCAAAGCTGCCGGGCGACGCGCTGATTCGGCGTAATCGCCAGCAGCGAGACTTTCGGCCGCTTGCGGGCGATGCGGGCCGCCGTGGTGCCGCTCGAGGTGAAGGCCACGATGGCCGAGGCGTGCAGCGCCGCGGCGAGATCGGCGGCAGCGGCCGCGACGGCGTGCGGCGCGGTTTCTTCCTCGCCAGGCTGCGAGGCGTCAAGGATCGAGCGATACATCTTGTGCCGCTCGGTGCTCTCGATGATGCGGCTCATCATCTCCACCGCTTCGCGCGGATACGAGCCCGTCGCGGATTCCGCCGACAGCATCACGGCATCGGCACCGTCATAGATCGCGGTGGCGACGTCGGAGGCTTCGGCGCGCGTCGGCGTCGGCGCCGATATCATCGAGTCCAGCATTTGCGTCGCGACGATCACCGGCTTTCCGGCGAGGCGGCAGGACTTGATCAGTTCCTTCTGACGACCGGGCACGTCTTCATGGGGGATTTCCACGCCGAGATCGCCGCGCGCGACCATGATCGCGCCGGAGAGCCGGATGATGTCGTCGATATGCTCCAGCGCGGCGGGCTTTTCGATCTTGGCCATGATGCCGGCGCGGTCGCCGATCAAAGCGTGCGCCTCGATCACGTCGCCCGGCTTCTGCACGAATGAAAGCGCGATCCAGTCGACGCCGAGTTCCAGGCCGAAGGCGAGGTCGGCGCGGTCCTTCGCGGTCAACGGCGACAGGTTCAGCACGGCGCTCGGGACATTCACGCCCTTGCGGTTCGAGATGGTGCCGCCGATGATGATGTTGGCGTCGATGAAATCGGCGCCAATTGCGGTGACGCGCACGCGGACCCGGCCGTCGTCGATCAGCAGATCGTCGCCCGGGGTGACGGCATCGAAAATCTCGGGATGCGGCAGCGGGATCGACATCTTGTCGCCGTCGGACCCCGACAGGACGAAACGCACCTGTTCGCCGGCGGCGACGATGATCTTGCCGTCCTTGATGGTTCCGACCCGGATCTTTGGCCCCTGCAGATCCTGCAGGATGCCGATCGGGCGGCCGACTTTCGTTTCCAGTGCGCGGATGGCCGCGTGCACCTTGGCGTGGTCCGCATGGGTGCCGTGGCTGAAGTTCAGCCGGAATGTATCGACGCCGGCGAGAAACAGCTTTTCGAGCATCTCCGGCGATCCGCTGGCCGGACCTACGGTGGCGACGATTTTAGCCCGGCGATTGCGGCGCATGTTGATTCGGCCGATCGGCCGTCCCTGGTGATCAGATTGGCTCTGATATCGTTGACGTTGATGCCGGCCGGGCCGGCGCAAACGGAGTCTTCGGTCCCATCAAAGAAACCGAAACCGCCGTGCGCCGCAAGGGAGTGCGCCGATCGAGGTTATTGCCGTGTAACCAGAGCCCGCAGCTTAAACCACGCCGATGACGGGATCGTGGCATCCGGCGGCGGCCTTTGAGCCGGTCCGGCAGCTGCCGGACCGCGCGATTGCACCGGTCCGGCCTGCCGCGATCAGCCGTCAGACATTGGAGCTTTGGATGGCCTCCACCACGGCGTCGGTCACGTTCTTGGTGGTGGCGGTGCCGCCGACGTCCGGGGTCATGATGCCGGCGCCGGTGACCTTCTCAACAGCGCGCATCAGCCGCGCCGAGGCGTCGGCCTCACCGAGATGATCGAGCATCTGCGCCGCGGTCCAGAAGCTCGCCACCGGGTTGGCGATGCCCTTGCCGGTGATGTCGAAGGCCGAACCATGGATCGGTTCGAACATCGAGGGGAAGCGGCGCTCCGGGTCGATATTCGCGGTCGGCGCGACGCCGAGACTGCCGGCCAGCGCACCGGCGAGGTCCGACAGGATGTCGGCATGCAGGTTGGTGGCGACGATGGTATCGAGGCTCTGCGGCTTCAGGGTCATGCGCACCGTCATCGCGTCGACCAGCATCTTGTCCCAGGTGACGTCGGGAAATTCCTTCGACACTTCCTCGGCGATCTCGTCCCACATCACCATGCCGTGGCGCTGCGCGTTCGACTTGGTGACGACGGTGAGGAATTTGCGCGGCCGCGACTGCGCCAGCTTGAAGGCATAGCGCATGATGCGCTGCACGCCGACACGGGTGAAGATCGCCACCTCGGTGCCGACTTCCTCCGGCAACCCGCGATGCACGCGACCGCCGCAGCCGGCATATTCGCCTTCGGAGTTTTCGCGGACGATCACCCAGTCGAGATCGCCGGTGCCGACATTGCGCAGCGGCGAGGTGATGCCGGGCAGGATCTTGGTCGGCCGCACATTGGCGTATTGGTCGAAACCCTGGCAGATCGGCAGCCGCAGGCCCCACAGCGTGATGTGGTCGGGCACGTCGGGGGCGCCGACCGCGCCGAAATAGATGGCGTCGAATTTCTTCAGCTTCGCCAGGCCGTCGGCGGGCATCATGATGCCGTGCTTGCGATAATAGGCCGAGCCCCAGTCGAAGGTCTCGACGTTGAACTTGACGTCGCCCATGCGTTTCTGAAGGCTTTCGAGCACGGTGGTGCCGGCGGCGATGACTTCGGGGCCGATACCATCGGCCGGGATGGCCGCGATTGAATATTCACGCATCTGAATTCTCCGTGGGAATGGGATGTAGGGAACTAGCGTTGAGGAAGCGCAGCTGCAGCAGTTGCACCAGATGCGCGCTGCGAGCGCGCCAGCACGAGCGTCAGCACGGCGGACAGCACCAGCAATCCGGCGACGAAAAACAGTCCGCCCCGGAAGCTGCCGGTGAGATCCTTGATCCAGCCGATCATTGCCGGCCCAACGAAGCCGCCGAGATTGCCGATCGAATTGATTGTGGCGATTCCGGCCGCGGCGGCCGAGCCGGACAGGAACATGGTCGGCATACTCCACAGCGGCGGCTTTGCCGAACTGATGCCGACATTGACCAGCGTCAGCGCCAGCAGCACCGCGATGACACTGCCGGCGAAGCCGGCGAGGACAAGGCCGAACGAAGCCAGCAGACACGCGCCAACCACGTGCCAGGTGCGCTCGCCAGAACGATCGGAATGCCGTGCCCACAGCACCATGGCAACAACGGCAACGACGCCGGGCAGCGCGTTGAGGAAACCGACCTGCATTGAAGTGAGGCCGAACTCCTTGATGATCTGCGGCGCCCAGATGCCGAGCGTATAGAGCCCGGCCGAGGTGCCGAAATACACCAGCGACAACGCGATGACACGCAGGTCGGCAAGGCCGCGCCACACGCTGTGGCTTGCTTTGCCGGCCTTCTTGGCGGCTTCGGCGTTCATCGTCGTCACCAGCCAGTTGCGCTCCTCGTCGGACAGCCACTTCGCCTGCTCAGGCCGGTCGGTCATGTAGAACAGCACGACCACGCCGAGGATCAGCGCAGGAATCGCCTCGATGATGAACATCCACTGCCAGCCACTGAGGCCGAGCAGGCCGTGCATTTCCAGCAGCGCGCCGGAAAGTGGCGAACCCAGTACGGTGGAGAGCGGCGCCGCAGCCATGAAGATCGCGGTGACCGCGGCGCGCTGCCGCGCCAGAAACCAGAAGCTCAGATAGAGAATGATGCCGGGGAAGAAGCCGGCCTCCGCGGCGCCGAGCAGGAAGCGCAGCACATAGAAGCTGGTCGAGCCCTGGACGAACGCCATGGCGCCGGAAATCAGGCCCCAGGTGATCATGACCCGGGCGATCCAGATCCGCGCGCCGACCTTGTCGAGGATCAGGTTGGAGGGGACTTCGAACAGGAAGTAGCCAAGGAAGAAAATGCCGGCGCCGAAGCCGAATACCGTTGGCGAGAAGCCGAGATCCTTGTTCATCGTCAGCGCCGCGAAGCCGATGTTCACGCGGTCGATGAAGGCGATGAAATACAGCAGCATCACGAAAGGCACGATACGCAGGGTGATCTTGCGCAACACGCGCGTTTCCAGCTCGGCACTCATCGGATGGTCTCCTCACCTGATCGTATTGCTTTTGATTGCTGCGCCATTCGAGGCGGTGGCGGCCACCCTGCGGCGACGTGGGGCCGGACTCAATGAACGTTGGTTTATACAAAAAAATGATATAATCGGGACTCGGGAGAGACCTGATGGACCTTCATCAATTGCGCTGCTTCGTGGCAGCGGCGGAAGAATTGCACTTCGGCAGGGCGGCACAGCATCTGGAGATGTTGCCCTCCGCATTGGGGCGTTACATCCGGTTGCTTGAGGAAGATCTCGGCACCCGGCTGATGACGAGGACAACCCGCAGCGTGGCGTTGACCGACGACGGGGCGGTGCTTCTCAAGGAAGCCCGCACCTTGCTGGCACAGGCAGACAGTCTCGCAGCAAGATTCCGCACGCGCGGTCGGGCACAGGCCGCGACGATCCGCGTGGGCGCGATCGACAGCGCGGCTGCCGGACTCCTGCCAATGCTACTCCACGACATTCGCGATCGACGGCCAGATGTGACCGTGAAGCTCGTGGAGGACAAGACCATCCGGTTGCTGCCACGGCTGCTATCCGGCCGACTCGACCTCGCCTTCGTGCGGCCTCCGGAAAGCCCGGACAAGCGTCTCGAATTCCTGTTTCTTTTTCACGAGACCGCTGTTGTCGCCGTCTCTGATCGGCATCCCCTCGCCTCGAAGAGGAAGGTAACGATCGCCGATCTCGCAGAAGAGCCGCTCATCGTGCCCGAGCGCCGTTCCCGGCCGCATAGCCACGATCTCACCATGAAACTCTTCGCGGAAGCCGGGCTTCACGCCCGGATCGTCCAGCTTGCCGATGAAAAGCAGACGATCGTCAATCTTGTCGCAGCCGAATTGGGGGTTGCAATTGTCCCGCGATGGACGTCGCGAATGGCGGCGCGCGGCGTTTGCTACGTCCCACTCGCAGCGTCCGACATGAACAGATTGCCACTCGCCGCGGCCTGGACTCGCGGGACCCGCGATTCACTGAGAGACGAGATGCTGGAAATGCTTCAGGCTGGTCT is drawn from Nitrobacteraceae bacterium AZCC 2146 and contains these coding sequences:
- a CDS encoding nitrate ABC transporter ATP-binding subunit (product_source=TIGR01184; cath_funfam=3.40.50.300; cog=COG1116; pfam=PF00005; smart=SM00382; superfamily=52540; tigrfam=TIGR01184); translation: MLDRGESPTAPPILRVDNLQKIYQASNGPVEALRGIDLTIHKGEFVCLLGASGCGKSTLLRIIAGFEKASSGSVAVYGFEVNRPGPDRGMVFQDYALFPWLTVKENIAFGPTQRRLASKEVAATTERFMAMVGLTAFADRYPHQLSGGMKQRVAIARVLANDTDILLMDEPFGALDALTRSKLQEELIEIWKATKLTVIFVTHSVEEAVLLADQVVVMTAGPGRIDCQVRIDLARPRDVSSPEFNALRRDVTRRLTSHIAPDRALASTADS
- a CDS encoding uncharacterized membrane protein YccF (DUF307 family) (product_source=COG3304; cog=COG3304; pfam=PF03733; transmembrane_helix_parts=Outside_1_9,TMhelix_10_41,Inside_42_70,TMhelix_71_93,Outside_94_96,TMhelix_97_119,Inside_120_134) translates to MPVVPLFLNILWIVFGGLWMAAGWVLAAIVMAITIIGLPWARAAFNIAAYTLLPFGQKAVRRDSLTGQTDFGTGVFGLIGNIIWFVLAGWWLALGHLLTAIALAVTIIGIPFAWAHLKLAGIALWPIGKVIVPA
- a CDS encoding tripartite-type tricarboxylate transporter receptor subunit TctC (product_source=COG3181; cath_funfam=3.40.190.10; cleavage_site_network=SignalP-noTM; cog=COG3181; pfam=PF03401; superfamily=53850), which produces MRMTRRALVLGAVAAPIFIRNQLAHAQSWPSGVIRIVVPFPPGGTVDPIARIAQPGLQQRLGATIIIENRPGASGSAGAAAVAKSAPDGNTWLFVFDTHAVNPFLQNLPFDTEKDLAPVVLIGTAPNVLATHPSRPFKTFADVAAAAKQKPDMLTYASVGSGSVGHLTMVQLCKQAGIRMVHVPYRGGGPAMNDAIAGHVDLIIGSAALVTPQVSAGMIRPILQTGKTPMLSLSTVPTAIDSGFAGFESYAWWGVFAPAGTPQPIIERFGSALTETLREPEISKRISETLQVTMLLGGPDEERKFLKAQMELWGPVVIENNIKGE
- a CDS encoding NitT/TauT family transport system substrate-binding protein (product_source=KO:K02051; cath_funfam=3.40.190.10; cleavage_site_network=SignalP-noTM; cog=COG0715; ko=KO:K02051; pfam=PF09084; superfamily=53850), which encodes MRTTSRRHFMSLAAAAAALSATSFRASADDRVIKVGTLKLIHGITPYFYEKFAPAGFKIQVIPFESPTDGKNAVVTGTVDFGIFGLAAATLGAANAEPVVIIGAACNRGMAVVAGKDSGIGSIKDLKGKKVAIWPGSTQEVVILDRLTAEGMTIKDVESVRVSFSDMAPALARGDIDAYVGAEPGPGISLANGVGKIVEYPYSTPTGSLNMVLTTRREMIEKEPELIRTLLGIHRKSSEYAMSDREAFVAMAMQKLGQQKPSIEQAAPNVELTWKIDDLFLKQANYYGTQMLAKKQIRELPDYGKFIDPSFVKAIAAM
- a CDS encoding pyruvate kinase (product_source=KO:K00873; cath_funfam=3.20.20.60,3.40.1380.20; cog=COG0469; ko=KO:K00873; pfam=PF00224,PF02887; superfamily=51621,52935; tigrfam=TIGR01064), which gives rise to MRRNRRAKIVATVGPASGSPEMLEKLFLAGVDTFRLNFSHGTHADHAKVHAAIRALETKVGRPIGILQDLQGPKIRVGTIKDGKIIVAAGEQVRFVLSGSDGDKMSIPLPHPEIFDAVTPGDDLLIDDGRVRVRVTAIGADFIDANIIIGGTISNRKGVNVPSAVLNLSPLTAKDRADLAFGLELGVDWIALSFVQKPGDVIEAHALIGDRAGIMAKIEKPAALEHIDDIIRLSGAIMVARGDLGVEIPHEDVPGRQKELIKSCRLAGKPVIVATQMLDSMISAPTPTRAEASDVATAIYDGADAVMLSAESATGSYPREAVEMMSRIIESTERHKMYRSILDASQPGEEETAPHAVAAAAADLAAALHASAIVAFTSSGTTAARIARKRPKVSLLAITPNQRVARQLCLLWGAHSVLSEDINTYEEMVDRATQTALTEAFAKRAEAIVVVAGIPFREAGTTNNLRVVQIG
- a CDS encoding tartrate dehydrogenase/decarboxylase/D-malate dehydrogenase (product_source=KO:K07246; cath_funfam=3.40.718.10; cog=COG0473; ko=KO:K07246; pfam=PF00180; smart=SM01329; superfamily=53659; tigrfam=TIGR02089); this translates as MREYSIAAIPADGIGPEVIAAGTTVLESLQKRMGDVKFNVETFDWGSAYYRKHGIMMPADGLAKLKKFDAIYFGAVGAPDVPDHITLWGLRLPICQGFDQYANVRPTKILPGITSPLRNVGTGDLDWVIVRENSEGEYAGCGGRVHRGLPEEVGTEVAIFTRVGVQRIMRYAFKLAQSRPRKFLTVVTKSNAQRHGMVMWDEIAEEVSKEFPDVTWDKMLVDAMTVRMTLKPQSLDTIVATNLHADILSDLAGALAGSLGVAPTANIDPERRFPSMFEPIHGSAFDITGKGIANPVASFWTAAQMLDHLGEADASARLMRAVEKVTGAGIMTPDVGGTATTKNVTDAVVEAIQSSNV
- a CDS encoding ACS family tartrate transporter-like MFS transporter (product_source=KO:K13021; cath_funfam=1.20.1250.20; cog=COG0477; ko=KO:K13021; pfam=PF07690; superfamily=103473; tigrfam=TIGR00893; transmembrane_helix_parts=Inside_1_12,TMhelix_13_30,Outside_31_44,TMhelix_45_67,Inside_68_79,TMhelix_80_102,Outside_103_111,TMhelix_112_134,Inside_135_140,TMhelix_141_163,Outside_164_172,TMhelix_173_195,Inside_196_242,TMhelix_243_265,Outside_266_274,TMhelix_275_297,Inside_298_309,TMhelix_310_344,Outside_345_363,TMhelix_364_386,Inside_387_398,TMhelix_399_418,Outside_419_435); amino-acid sequence: MSAELETRVLRKITLRIVPFVMLLYFIAFIDRVNIGFAALTMNKDLGFSPTVFGFGAGIFFLGYFLFEVPSNLILDKVGARIWIARVMITWGLISGAMAFVQGSTSFYVLRFLLGAAEAGFFPGIILYLSFWFLARQRAAVTAIFMAAAPLSTVLGSPLSGALLEMHGLLGLSGWQWMFIIEAIPALILGVVVLFYMTDRPEQAKWLSDEERNWLVTTMNAEAAKKAGKASHSVWRGLADLRVIALSLVYFGTSAGLYTLGIWAPQIIKEFGLTSMQVGFLNALPGVVAVVAMVLWARHSDRSGERTWHVVGACLLASFGLVLAGFAGSVIAVLLALTLVNVGISSAKPPLWSMPTMFLSGSAAAAGIATINSIGNLGGFVGPAMIGWIKDLTGSFRGGLFFVAGLLVLSAVLTLVLARSQRASGATAAAALPQR
- a CDS encoding DNA-binding transcriptional LysR family regulator (product_source=COG0583; cath_funfam=1.10.10.10,3.40.190.10; cog=COG0583; pfam=PF00126,PF03466; superfamily=46785,53850); this translates as MDLHQLRCFVAAAEELHFGRAAQHLEMLPSALGRYIRLLEEDLGTRLMTRTTRSVALTDDGAVLLKEARTLLAQADSLAARFRTRGRAQAATIRVGAIDSAAAGLLPMLLHDIRDRRPDVTVKLVEDKTIRLLPRLLSGRLDLAFVRPPESPDKRLEFLFLFHETAVVAVSDRHPLASKRKVTIADLAEEPLIVPERRSRPHSHDLTMKLFAEAGLHARIVQLADEKQTIVNLVAAELGVAIVPRWTSRMAARGVCYVPLAASDMNRLPLAAAWTRGTRDSLRDEMLEMLQAGLSRYAIEA
- a CDS encoding NitT/TauT family transport system permease protein (product_source=KO:K02050; cath_funfam=1.10.3720.10; cog=COG0600; ko=KO:K02050; pfam=PF00528; superfamily=161098; transmembrane_helix_parts=Inside_1_4,TMhelix_5_24,Outside_25_33,TMhelix_34_56,Inside_57_62,TMhelix_63_82,Outside_83_101,TMhelix_102_121,Inside_122_133,TMhelix_134_156,Outside_157_160,TMhelix_161_183,Inside_184_223,TMhelix_224_246,Outside_247_255,TMhelix_256_278,Inside_279_291); this translates as MSESINLAPVTVAADAIAVAAAVPSPQVRKLSPRLRAVALAMVVPLGLLLFWYVMVKWTGTRLVPLPSGVAVMMWDFAFGGIYDDAYSASLPIHFWKSVQRVYGGFFCAAALGIPLGLMIGRIPLLRALLDPTLSLLRPIPVTAWLPLSMIFFGLGAKSAIFLVFLGAFFPILLNTIFGVKSVDVRLFEAAEMLGCAGPKLFRAVVLPAALPSIFNGLRLGAAFAWILIVVGEMTGVPEGLGAVIMDGRSLSRTDLVITGMIIIGITGFVSDRILLALSNYFLRWSPQHHA